A single genomic interval of Microbacterium sp. LWO14-1.2 harbors:
- a CDS encoding hydroxymethylglutaryl-CoA reductase, degradative, producing MPTNSRISGLRDHTPDERLSLVAEGAGIEPDTLKALRPDDGLSLAQADHMIENVVGMVGIPVGVATNFTIDGVDRLVPMATEEPSVVAAASNAARMARDLGGFTTSYTGDVMIAQIQVLDAVDPHGTRFALLEAESELLALANEQDPMLVSLGGGAFAISVRVLPTRAGTQVIVHLHVDVRDAMGANAVNTMAEAIAPRIAELAATRTLLRILTNKAELRLTRARAVFDAELLGGAQVVDDIVAASAFAEADPYRAATHNKGIMNGITAVVLATGNDTRAVESGCHSHAARAGGYTALSQFEKDADGNLVGTLEVPLAVGLVGGATRAHPAAQAAVRLLGVGTARELASVIAAVGLAQNLAACRALAAEGIQRGHMTLHARTVAASAGATVDEIGAVAARIVADRRIRVEHARDVLAELRAGGGDA from the coding sequence ATGCCGACCAACAGCCGAATCTCCGGACTGCGCGATCACACCCCCGACGAGCGGCTCTCGCTCGTCGCGGAAGGAGCCGGGATCGAGCCGGACACCCTGAAGGCGCTGCGTCCCGACGACGGCCTCTCGCTCGCGCAGGCCGACCACATGATCGAGAACGTCGTGGGGATGGTCGGCATCCCGGTCGGCGTCGCCACGAACTTCACGATCGACGGTGTCGACCGGCTCGTGCCGATGGCGACGGAGGAGCCGAGCGTGGTCGCAGCGGCGTCGAACGCCGCCCGCATGGCCCGCGACCTCGGCGGCTTCACGACCTCGTACACCGGCGACGTCATGATCGCGCAGATCCAGGTGCTCGACGCCGTCGACCCGCACGGCACGCGCTTCGCGCTGCTGGAGGCCGAGAGCGAGCTGCTCGCGCTCGCGAACGAGCAGGACCCGATGCTCGTCTCGCTCGGCGGCGGCGCCTTCGCCATCTCGGTGCGCGTGCTGCCGACCAGGGCGGGAACGCAGGTCATCGTGCATCTGCACGTGGACGTGCGGGACGCGATGGGCGCGAACGCGGTGAACACGATGGCCGAGGCCATCGCGCCGCGAATCGCGGAGCTCGCCGCGACGCGCACGCTGCTGCGCATCCTCACCAACAAGGCCGAGCTGCGGCTCACGAGGGCGCGTGCCGTGTTCGACGCCGAACTGCTCGGCGGCGCCCAGGTCGTCGACGACATCGTCGCCGCGAGCGCGTTCGCCGAGGCCGATCCGTACCGTGCGGCCACGCACAACAAGGGCATCATGAACGGCATCACCGCGGTCGTGCTCGCGACCGGCAACGACACCAGGGCCGTCGAGTCGGGCTGCCACTCGCACGCTGCCCGCGCCGGCGGGTACACCGCGCTCTCGCAGTTCGAGAAGGATGCCGACGGCAACCTCGTCGGCACGCTCGAAGTGCCTCTCGCGGTCGGTCTCGTCGGCGGCGCGACGCGGGCGCACCCCGCAGCGCAGGCCGCGGTGCGTCTTCTCGGGGTCGGCACAGCCAGGGAGCTGGCGAGCGTGATCGCCGCCGTCGGGCTCGCTCAGAACCTCGCGGCATGCCGGGCGCTGGCCGCCGAGGGCATCCAGCGTGGACACATGACGCTGCACGCGCGCACGGTCGCCGCCTCCGCGGGCGCCACGGTCGACGAGATCGGAGCGGTCGCCGCCCGCATCGTCGCCGACCGGCGCATCCGCGTCGAGCACGCCCGTGACGTGCTCGCCGAGCTGCGTGCGGGCGGGGGCGACGCATGA
- a CDS encoding alpha/beta hydrolase, which produces MPYTESADVRLYFEVFGADDSPVLVLVSGGGAQLLSWDEEFIGLLVDGGLRVVRFDNRDTGLSQLFGGDDEVDGGYDLIDLAEDVLRVLDELGVASAHIAGHSMGGMMAQMLAIHHPERVRSLGLLSTLPGQSPRYVLHGERPELAEAPVRVSREQAVAFAAAAVQSGPSGRYDPQVEWHVRAAGEAYDRGYHPAGYSRQWAALRRAPERLDDLRGVRAPALVFHGRDDDVLHWAAAVDIAEAVPGAELQVHPDMGHLIPHELWPDLAGALLRTAARGEEQRSADRI; this is translated from the coding sequence ATGCCGTACACCGAATCCGCCGACGTGCGCCTCTACTTCGAGGTCTTCGGCGCCGACGACTCCCCCGTCCTCGTGCTCGTCTCGGGCGGCGGGGCGCAACTCCTGAGCTGGGATGAGGAGTTCATCGGCCTGCTCGTCGATGGAGGTCTGCGGGTCGTGCGCTTCGACAATCGCGACACCGGGCTGTCGCAGCTGTTCGGTGGCGACGACGAGGTCGACGGCGGCTACGACCTGATCGATCTCGCGGAGGACGTGCTGCGCGTGCTGGACGAGCTGGGTGTCGCGTCCGCCCACATCGCCGGGCATTCGATGGGCGGGATGATGGCGCAGATGCTCGCGATCCACCACCCCGAGCGGGTGCGCAGCCTCGGGCTCCTCTCCACCCTCCCCGGGCAGTCACCGCGATACGTGCTGCACGGGGAGCGCCCGGAGCTCGCCGAGGCGCCCGTGCGCGTGTCGAGGGAGCAGGCGGTCGCCTTCGCCGCCGCGGCCGTGCAGAGCGGCCCCTCCGGGCGCTACGACCCGCAGGTCGAGTGGCACGTTCGTGCCGCGGGTGAGGCCTACGACCGCGGCTACCACCCGGCGGGTTACTCGCGTCAATGGGCGGCGCTGCGTCGCGCCCCGGAGCGCCTCGACGATCTGCGAGGAGTGCGCGCACCCGCACTGGTCTTCCACGGACGCGACGACGACGTGCTGCACTGGGCGGCGGCGGTCGACATCGCCGAGGCCGTGCCCGGCGCCGAGCTGCAGGTGCACCCCGACATGGGGCACCTCATCCCGCATGAGCTGTGGCCAGACCTCGCCGGCGCACTGCTGCGCACCGCCGCACGCGGCGAGGAGCAGCGCAGCGCCGACCGGATTTGA
- a CDS encoding hydroxymethylglutaryl-CoA lyase has protein sequence MSDALPAPRVVREDGLPSRVTVFEVGPRDGLQAETDIIPAPVKAQLCRRLYAAGSRDVEVTSFVPPTWIPQLADAEQVVASLEVPDGARAVGLVPNLRGLQRAVEAGIREVSVVVSATESFAGANLNTSRAGAIDRAVEVIDAATAQGIPVRGYVSMAFGDPWEGPVGFDAVTSAARALHEAGARTIAISDTIGVATPGHTAAVIQESLAVGIPVEGIALHLHDTYGQSLANVHAALRLGVAEFDASVGGLGRCPYAKGATGNLATEDLVWMLHGLGIETGLDLGALAATTLWLSRLRNVRPASNVARAFAAAGLDAPEPAQEVTTA, from the coding sequence ATGAGCGACGCCCTGCCCGCGCCGCGGGTCGTCCGAGAGGACGGCCTGCCGTCTCGCGTGACGGTGTTCGAGGTGGGGCCCCGCGACGGGCTCCAGGCGGAGACCGACATCATCCCGGCCCCGGTCAAGGCGCAGCTCTGCCGGCGGCTCTACGCGGCGGGCAGCCGCGACGTCGAGGTCACGAGCTTCGTCCCGCCCACCTGGATCCCGCAGCTGGCGGACGCCGAGCAGGTCGTCGCCTCGCTCGAGGTGCCCGACGGGGCGCGCGCGGTCGGGCTGGTCCCGAACCTGCGGGGACTCCAGCGGGCCGTGGAGGCCGGCATCCGCGAGGTGTCGGTCGTCGTGAGCGCCACCGAGTCGTTCGCCGGAGCGAACCTCAACACGAGCCGCGCCGGGGCGATCGACCGCGCGGTCGAGGTCATCGACGCCGCCACGGCACAGGGCATCCCCGTGCGCGGGTACGTGTCGATGGCGTTCGGCGACCCGTGGGAGGGTCCCGTCGGGTTCGACGCCGTAACCTCGGCCGCCCGTGCCCTGCACGAGGCGGGAGCGCGGACGATCGCGATCAGCGACACCATCGGCGTCGCCACGCCCGGCCACACCGCCGCCGTCATCCAGGAGTCGCTCGCGGTGGGGATCCCCGTGGAGGGGATCGCGCTTCACCTGCACGACACCTACGGGCAGTCTCTCGCCAACGTGCACGCGGCCCTGCGCCTCGGGGTCGCGGAGTTCGACGCGTCTGTCGGCGGACTCGGTCGATGCCCGTACGCCAAGGGCGCGACCGGTAACCTCGCGACAGAGGATCTCGTGTGGATGCTGCACGGACTGGGCATCGAGACGGGACTCGATCTCGGTGCCCTCGCCGCCACCACGCTGTGGCTCTCCCGTCTCCGCAACGTCCGCCCCGCGTCGAACGTCGCCCGTGCGTTCGCCGCCGCGGGGCTCGACGCCCCCGAACCCGCACAGGAGGTCACCACCGCATGA